DNA sequence from the Phoenix dactylifera cultivar Barhee BC4 unplaced genomic scaffold, palm_55x_up_171113_PBpolish2nd_filt_p 000684F, whole genome shotgun sequence genome:
aacctttcgagcatttgatcaataaaaggtaaagGAAAGTGGTCCTTGCGAGTTACagcatttaattttctataatctatACAAACCCGCCACCCATTTTGAATACGGGTAGGAACTAACTCATCATTCTGATTTTTCACAACCGTTATTCCAGTCTTTTTAGGAACCACTTGAACCGGGCTAACCCAATTGCTATCCGAAATAGGATAAATCACTCCAACTTCAAGAAGTTTGAGGATCTCCTTCTTCACTACATCCATTATGGGTGGGTTCAATCTTCTTTGCGGTTGACGGGAAGGTTTTGCTCCCTCTTCAAGTAAGATACGATGCATGCATGTAGTCGGGCTAATTCCTTTAATATCTGCAATTGTCCAACCAATAGCCGTTTGATGCTCCTTAAGGATCTGCACAAGCTTTTCTTCTTGCAGTGCACTAAGTTTATTGGAGATGATCACTGGTAATGTTCCTCTGTCTCCAAGGAACACGTACTTAAGGTGACTGGGGAGAGGCTTCAAATCTGGAATAGGGGCCTGCAAAACAGAGGGTAAAGGCCTTCCGTTAGAAACTGGTAATGCAATATAAGAAACGTTACCTGACTGCTGTAACTTTGGAAAATTATTCAATGCTGCAACAATTTCCTGCAAATCAGTACTCAAGACTAACTCCTCATTCTCTGTCTCAAGATGCTTACTAATAGCAACTTCCAATCCATCTTTTCCatcaagttcaaaaacttcctGTGCTAAAGAATCAATCACATCAATAGAATAAACAGGATTATCATCACCAGGATATTTCATGGCATCATAAATATTAAACTTAATAATTTCACCATCAAATTCCATGGTAAGTGTGCCACTATGAACATCTATCTTAGTCTTGGATGTCTTTAAGAATGGTCTTCCTAACAAAATAGGAGCAGTTTGATCACCATTCTCCATATCAAGCACATAGAAATCAGCAGGAAAAACCAAATCATTGACTTGCACAAGAACATCCTCAACTACACCCTTAGGATAGGCATTAGatctatcagccaattgaatcacaacaccagttttattcaaaggtccaggtttcaaagaagcatatatagaatatgacatgacattgatAGAAGCTCCTAAATCTATCATGGCTTTCTCAAATCTAGTATTACCTATCATACAAGGGATAGTAAACATACCTGGATCTTTGCACTTTGCAGGAAGTTTTCTTTGAATAACTGCAGAAATATTCTCTCCAACTCTACCGTCTCACATCCTTTAAGTTTCTGTTTCCGCTTAATTGTACACAGTTCTTTCAGAAATTTAGCATAACGAGGTACTTGTTTAATAGCATCTAAAAGTGGAATATTTACCTCGCATCTACGAAAAGTCTCATATAAATCTTTATTTTGCTCATCTTTTCTAGATTCTGCTAAAGCTTGAGGAAAAGGAGATACTGGTTTATAAGCCGAAAGAGGCGGAAACTTATGCTTAGgtacatcatcatcattggaAACGTTCCTGTCTGCAAcgatatttttctccttttcttgtttcGACGATGCAGGGGTTGCCTTTGTTGGAATCTCAACCTCCTTACCACTTCTCAAAACGATTGCACTTGCATTTTCTCTTGGATTTACTACTGTTTGAGAGGGTAATTTTCCCGAACTTTGTGCCTCTAGCCGACTAATTGCGGTTGCCATCTGGCCCATTTGATTGTCTAAACTTTGAATACTGGCCCTCGCCTCATGCTGAAATTGTTTTGTCTCCTGTTGAAAATTGCAAAGTATTAGTGGCAAGAGTCTTAACAATATCTTCTAaagttggaaacccgcccatgccgctgatatttcaaaaaaattcaatggcagcggaatcggcataagcgggatcgacgttcatcgcatgaacgttgtttcatgaatcgttcgtagttagataagaattaaaactttttaaacctttaggaagatcagatcttcaccttgtgcgggtagatgatcaccgcaaactgaagttcgtggtctaggatgaaggttcgcttga
Encoded proteins:
- the LOC120106912 gene encoding uncharacterized protein LOC120106912 — its product is MFTIPCMIGNTRFEKAMIDLGASINVMSYSIYASLKPGPLNKTGVVIQLADRSNAYPKGVVEDVLVQVNDLVFPADFYVLDMENGDQTAPILLGRPFLKTSKTKIDVHSGTLTMEFDGEIIKFNIYDAMKYPGDDNPVYSIDVIDSLAQEVFELDGKDGLEVAISKHLETENEELVLSTDLQEIVAALNNFPKLQQSGNVSYIALPVSNGRPLPSVLQAPIPDLKPLPSHLKYVFLGDRGTLPVIISNKLSALQEEKLVQILKEHQTAIGWTIADIKGISPTTCMHRILLEEGAKPSRQPQRRLNPPIMDVVKKEILKLLEVGVIYPISDSNWVSPVQVVPKKTGITVVKNQNDELVPTRIQNGWRVCIDYRKLNAVTRKDHFPLPFIDQMLERLAGHSYYCFLDGYSGYFQIAIAPEDQEKTTFTCPFGTFAYRRMPFGLCNAPATFQRCMVSIFSDYIEHIIEVFMDDFTVYGDSFDICLHNLTLVLQRCIETNLVLNSEKCHFMVEQGIVLGHVVSSRGIEVDRAKVDIIQSLPSPTCVREVRSFLGHAGFYRRFIKDFSKVALPLCKLLQKNMAFEFDEACKNAFDKAEGSFSTFCPSYPAP